In Candidatus Angelobacter sp., the genomic stretch AAACTGATGCACCGCGGCTACACGCGCGAACGCTTCCTTGGCATCGTTGAAAAACTGCGCCGCGTGAAGCCGGAGATGGGTGTCACGACCGACATCATCGTCGGTTTTCCGGGCGAGACCGAGTCCGATTTCGCGGAGACCCTGTCGCTGGTGCGTGAGGTCGCGTTCGACAACGCGTATTGCTTCAAATACTCGCCGCGCAAAGACACGCCGGCGGCGGCCATGCCGGATCAGGTCCCTCAGGAAGTCATCGAGGAGCGGCACGGACGGCTGCTCGATCTGGTGAACGAGGTCGGAAAAGAGAAGTATCGCCGCTGTGTCGGACAGCGCGCACAGATTCTGGTTGAAGGGCCGAGCCGGAAAAACGGGGAACGCTTCGAGGGCCGCACGCGCGCCAACCGGATTGTGGTTTTTGAAGGCAATGAACGGCATCGCGGGCGCCTGCTCGACGTGAAGATCACGCGGGCCGGTTCATTCACGCTTTACGGCGACCCCGCGATCGTCAATCCTGACTGAACGACGCATGAAGCTTTCGACGCTTGCCATCATTCTTGGTCTGGGTGTCGGCCTGCCTCAAATCTACGGTTTGATGCACCCGACCAAATTCCGGGACGCCGTCCGAAAATTTCCGCGCTCGGAAACCATCGGCTATTTCTTGATGCTGCTGGGAACGGTTTGGTTCCTCTGGAACCTGAACCAGGAGAACATCTCTGATTTCGCTGCGTACAAAAAGGCGATGTTGATCGGTTTTGCCGCGGTGGGTGTCGCGACCTGCATCTATGTGCGGGATTTTCTGGCGGTGCGCGGGCTGGCGATCGTCCTGCTGCTGCTGGCCAAACTGATGGTGGACACCGCGCGCTGGGCGGACACCGAATGGCGGCTGGTGGTGGTGACCTGGGCGTATGTGCTGGTGGTGGCTGGAATGTGGTTCACGATTTCGCCCTGGCGGTTGCGCGATCTGTTGAACTGGGCCACCGCCACCGACCAGCGGGTTCGTGTCGGTTGCGGACTGCGCCTGGCCTTCGGGTTATTCGTCGTCGTCCTCGGACTCGCCGTCTTTCGACCGGTCGAGCTGAAGGCGGGGCCGCAGGCCGGGCCGACGCCGGACCTTGCCCGGTGATCGCACCGATGTGACTCCGGTGTGCGGCAAAATCCTCGTCATTCGTGGCGGCGCCATCGGCGATTTTATTCTCACGCTGCCGGCTCTTTCCGCCTTGAGGAAACATTTTCCCGGGGCGCGTCTTGAAGTCCTCGGCTACCCGCATATCGCGCAACTCGCTTTATCCGGGGGGGGCGTGGACGCGGTGCGTTCGATTGAATCCCGTGCCCTTGCCGGCTTCTTCGCGCGCGGCGGGCGGCTGGACGGGGCGCTGCAGAACTATTTCGCCGGCTTCGCGGTGATCATTTCGTATCTCTACGACCCGGACGGGATTTTTCAGTCGAACGTCGCAAGTTGCTCGAATGCGCAGTTCATCGCGGGACCTCACCGGCCTGATGAAAAAGAGGACATTCACGCGGCCGACGTTTTCCTGAAGCCGCTGGAACGGCTGGCAATCTTCGACGCCGATCCGGTGCCGGAGCTTTCAACCAGCTCTCACCCTTCAATCCCCAACCAGCTCGCGTTGCATCCTGGCAGCGGCAGCGAACGAAAGAACTGGCCCGAGGAAAACTGGATGAGGCTCATCCAGCATTTGCAGACTGCGACGAAGTTCAACTTTCTGCTGGTGGGCGGCGAGGCGGAACGGGAGCGGTTGCGCCGTTTGTCGGCGGTGTTTC encodes the following:
- a CDS encoding glycosyltransferase family 9 protein; translation: MPGDRTDVTPVCGKILVIRGGAIGDFILTLPALSALRKHFPGARLEVLGYPHIAQLALSGGGVDAVRSIESRALAGFFARGGRLDGALQNYFAGFAVIISYLYDPDGIFQSNVASCSNAQFIAGPHRPDEKEDIHAADVFLKPLERLAIFDADPVPELSTSSHPSIPNQLALHPGSGSERKNWPEENWMRLIQHLQTATKFNFLLVGGEAERERLRRLSAVFRPERLERAECLPLAELARRLQACAGFIGHDSGISHLAVAVGLTALILWGETNETIWRPRGTRVTLLRSTPGLMDLPVESVRQSADSLFKT